The following is a genomic window from Parabacteroides johnsonii DSM 18315.
AGAAAGCCGGATTGGACAAGAAAGTTTGGCAATATTTCACCGTTGTGCCTGATTTCAAATCCGTAGGTGTACGCGACAATGCCCGTTCTTTCGACTGGCCTGTTATCATACGTGCCGTCAATACGGTAGATGCCATGACGGCTACTATCGAGCCCGTCGATTGGCCTATTTTGATGAAGATCACGGACCGTATCCTGAAAGAAGTCAAAAACGTCAACCGCGTTTGCTACGATATGTCTCCGAAGCCCAATGCGACAATCGAGTGGGAATAAGATAAAAAGGAAACATTACAAAAAGTATTATCCGTCTATTCGCTTGATCACCTGGCAAGGGTTTCCGACAGCAAGTGAATAGGCGGGTATATTTTTTGTTACTACGCTACCGGCTCCGATCACCACGTTATTACCTATCGTAACACCAGGAAGGATGATCGCTCCGGCACCGATCCAGACATTATTTCCGATCGTGATCGGGTAAGCATACTCCAAGCCCTTGTTGCGATCGGATGCGTCCAATGGATGTCCTGCCGTATAAATGCCGACATTGGGGGCGATAAAAGCATTATCTCCTATACGAACCTTTGCTCCGTCCAATATAACCAGATTGACATTCGCATAAAAGTTCTCTCCTACTTCTATGTTATACCCGTAGTCACAAGTAAAAGGAGGCTCGACGATCAGGTTCTCCCCAGTCTTTCCCAAAAGCTTTTTCAGAAGTTCCGTCCGCCCGATCTGCTCGGAAGGACGTAAATGATTATAATCATAAAGCAGCTCTTTTGCACGCTCACGATCCGCCAATATTTCAGGATCATAATTAGCATCGTACAACAGGCCGAGACGGCATTTTTCTTTTTCGGTCATTGTTTATTATTACTGATTCAACACATGTATCGTATGGCAAGCGACCAATGCTGCCGTTTCCGTACGCAAACGACTTTCGCCTAATGAAATGGGTTCAAATCCACATTTTAAGGCAAGCGCTATTTCTTCGGGACTGAAATCGCCTTCCGGACCGATCAAGACAAGTGCGTTTTCTCCCGGATGATACGTTTGTTTCAAAAGAGGTTTTACCCCTTCCTCGCAATGGGCAATAAACTTACGACCGGCAAAAGGCAGACTAACGAACGTGCGGAAATCGGTCATTCCGTTTAGTTCCGGCAAAGTCGCTTTCTGTGATTGCTTCATTGCACTGACCAAAATCTTTTCCAAGCGGGCAGGCTTAATTTCCTTCCGTTCGGAAAAACGACAGTTCAAACAAGTAATGGCATTGATACCGATCTCGGTCGCTTTCTCCGCAAACCACTCCATACGGTCCATATTCTTGGTCGGAGCCACTGCTATATGAAGATTGAAGTTCCATAAAGCAGGCTGTTCCCACTGTTCCAGAATATTCACTTCGCAATGCTTAGGATGGGCACGGCTGATTGCCGCTTTAAAAAAAGAACCTTTACCATCCGTCAACAAAATCTCGTCACCTTCAGTCAGCCTGAGTACACGAATACAATGCCCGGCCTCTTCTTCCGGAAGCTCTGGGTTCACAGCTATCTCCGGCGTATAAAATATCTGCACTTGAATAAATTAAAAGTTGAAAGTTAAAAATTAAAAGATTTCCCCATTGTCAATTGACAATTAACATCATTCCTATTATCGTAGCCGAAAGTACCGATACCAACGCACCGGCAATCATAGCCGGAAAGCCAAAACGGGTGATCAGTTCCCTCTTTTCGGGAGCCAACACGCCCATCCCTCCCAGCAAAATACCGATAGACGAGATATTTGCAAAACCACATAAGATATAGGTAGACATTAAAATAGATTTCTGATACAGAAACAAACCGGCATCTTTCCATTCCTGTAACTGGAAATAAGCGACAAACTCGTTTAAAATGGTTTTTTGTCCCAACAAAGAACCGACCAGCATCACATCCTGATAAGGAACTCCGATCAGCCACATAAAAGGAGATAGGATCACTCCCAATATAAACTGGAATGTCAGTCCTTGAGCCTTCCCGCCTGTAATGGATACGATCCAGTCATTCAGTCCGGTATAGCGTCCGATCACACCCTCCAAAATATAATTGGCAAGTGCGACCATTGCTATGAATACAAGCAACATCGCTGCGATATTCACCATCAGACGTACCCCCGTCGACGTACCGGCAGCCAACGCATCCAATACAGTGGAATGCTGTCCGACCTTCTCCATCTTCACCAAGCGGTCGTCGACCTTTTCTGTTTGCGGACAAAGAATTTTAGCCAGAACAATAGAACCCGGAGCAGCCATCAGCGAGGCCGAAAGCAAATGTTTCGCAAACAAAACCCTCGACACAGGATCACCTCCCGCCAACATACCGATATAAGTTCCCATCACCGTTCCGGCTATCGTCCCCATCCCGGAAACCATAACCAGAAATATTTCCGACCGGTTCATCGCCGGTAGATAATTCTTGATCAAAACAGGTGACTCCGTCATTCCCAAAAACACATTGCCGGATGTGACCAATCCTTCGGCTCCGGAAATATTCATGAAACGCCGTAGCAGCCAAGAAAAACCTCCTACTACGCGCTGGATAATCCCCCAATAATAAAATAAGGAAACCAAGGCCGAGAAAAAAATCACCACCGGAAGTGAGTTCAACAAAAAGATAAACCCTTCACTTTTAGTTACCAACGGCCCTAAAAGAAAAGTGACCCCAGACTGAGTAAAATCCATCAACTTAATAAAAGCCTTGCCCACCCATTCCAGAGCAATTCCGACTACAGGGACATACAATACGGCAAGAGCAAAGACAAACTGCATAAACAATCCGCCCCCCACCAATTTCCAATCGACCCGTTTCCGATCGTAACTCATCAGGTAAGCAACCCCCAACACCGTAGCAATCCCTACTATACCACGTAAAAAAGACTCAAGACTAAAACCAAGTTGTTGTTCTATCATCTGGACCTGCCCTCCTCTTCACGACGCCGGATTTCATCCTTGTACATCTTTGCATACTCGTAGTTCTCATCGGCGACCGCATCGTCCAAACGATCCGACAATTCATCGGCATCCAAAAGAGAAAGCCATTTTTTCAGCTTTGTTTCATCGTGTATTTCCTCCGGTTCCAGAGCCAATATAGAATCATCATCATCCCTGTCTTTCTCTTCTGTGGCATCTTCAAGCACGACTCCACATTCGCGGACAATCTCAGGTGTCGTATAGATATCGCATTTCACACGCAAAGCGATAGCGATAGCATCGGAAGTACGTGAATCCAAGCGGATCTGTTTTATACCATCCTCAAAAAGCAGTTCGGAATAAAACACACCATCTTCAAACTTATAGATGAAAACCTCACACAAACGAACACCGAATGCCTGTGCAAAGGTAGCAAACAAATCATGCGTCAAAGGGCGAGGAGGCGTGATGCGTTCCAAAGCGATCGCAATCGACTGGGCTTCCGACGTCCCGACAATAATAGGTATGCGGCGAGCCCCATCCTCTTCTGCCAGAATCAAGGCATAAGCACCTGACTGTATCTGGCTGTTCGTTAAACCTTGCACCCGTAGTTTTATTCTTGTATCCACACTATTTAGTTTTTTAGTCAATACACAAAAGTAATATTATTTCGGAATCTTAAAAACTTTCGAAAGAAAAGAAAAGTACAAAGGGCCTAAAAAAAGAAAAGGTTGTCATCACGACAACCAATCTTCATTGCTAACCTTAAATCTAATACCATGAAAAACACAGTGCAAATATACAGGTTTTATGTTATTCAGCATAGTTTTACGGCAGAATATTTAAGTTTTTAGCATTATTTTAACCTGCAAATCACCCGTTTAAAGGTGATTAACAGTTCATTGCTGATTCTTTGTGTATTCATCCGCTTTTTCTTTCATCCTTTCGACACGTTTTTGTGTTTCGGGATGGCTCGAAAACAACTGGCGGAACTTGGATGATTTAGGAGCTTCCGCACTTAGTTCCAAGAGTTTATTAAGCGAATTATACATGCTATAAGGATCGATGCCGTTCGCGATACTGAACTCAAAGCCATAATCGTCCGCCGCATTCTCCTGTTTTTGCGAATACTGTGCACCGGCAAGCGTTTCTGCCAAGCTTCCCAATTGCGAATCAGTCAGCTTGGCTACCGTATTGTTGGCAGCCCCGACGGCATTCTTGGCGGCCGAAGTCAGATAAGCCTGCTTCATGGCATCTTTCGAATCCGTATGTAAAACATGGCCGATCTCATGACCGATAACAGCCAACACTTCATTATCATCCATAATCTTCATCAAGCCTCCACAAACACGCACACTGCCATCTCCACAAGCAAACGCATTCACGTCGATCAC
Proteins encoded in this region:
- a CDS encoding NupC/NupG family nucleoside CNT transporter, which encodes MIEQQLGFSLESFLRGIVGIATVLGVAYLMSYDRKRVDWKLVGGGLFMQFVFALAVLYVPVVGIALEWVGKAFIKLMDFTQSGVTFLLGPLVTKSEGFIFLLNSLPVVIFFSALVSLFYYWGIIQRVVGGFSWLLRRFMNISGAEGLVTSGNVFLGMTESPVLIKNYLPAMNRSEIFLVMVSGMGTIAGTVMGTYIGMLAGGDPVSRVLFAKHLLSASLMAAPGSIVLAKILCPQTEKVDDRLVKMEKVGQHSTVLDALAAGTSTGVRLMVNIAAMLLVFIAMVALANYILEGVIGRYTGLNDWIVSITGGKAQGLTFQFILGVILSPFMWLIGVPYQDVMLVGSLLGQKTILNEFVAYFQLQEWKDAGLFLYQKSILMSTYILCGFANISSIGILLGGMGVLAPEKRELITRFGFPAMIAGALVSVLSATIIGMMLIVN
- a CDS encoding 16S rRNA (uracil(1498)-N(3))-methyltransferase; amino-acid sequence: MQIFYTPEIAVNPELPEEEAGHCIRVLRLTEGDEILLTDGKGSFFKAAISRAHPKHCEVNILEQWEQPALWNFNLHIAVAPTKNMDRMEWFAEKATEIGINAITCLNCRFSERKEIKPARLEKILVSAMKQSQKATLPELNGMTDFRTFVSLPFAGRKFIAHCEEGVKPLLKQTYHPGENALVLIGPEGDFSPEEIALALKCGFEPISLGESRLRTETAALVACHTIHVLNQ
- a CDS encoding M48 family metallopeptidase; the encoded protein is MKVRTILLSMALVAGVSLNASAQFKIGGKSINTKKLVNAASDAAKAVTLSDEDVAAMAREYIQWMDTHNEVAGPETEMGQRLANLTKDIKVEGLDLNFKVYNVIDVNAFACGDGSVRVCGGLMKIMDDNEVLAVIGHEIGHVLHTDSKDAMKQAYLTSAAKNAVGAANNTVAKLTDSQLGSLAETLAGAQYSQKQENAADDYGFEFSIANGIDPYSMYNSLNKLLELSAEAPKSSKFRQLFSSHPETQKRVERMKEKADEYTKNQQ
- a CDS encoding sugar O-acetyltransferase, with protein sequence MTEKEKCRLGLLYDANYDPEILADRERAKELLYDYNHLRPSEQIGRTELLKKLLGKTGENLIVEPPFTCDYGYNIEVGENFYANVNLVILDGAKVRIGDNAFIAPNVGIYTAGHPLDASDRNKGLEYAYPITIGNNVWIGAGAIILPGVTIGNNVVIGAGSVVTKNIPAYSLAVGNPCQVIKRIDG
- a CDS encoding bifunctional nuclease family protein is translated as MDTRIKLRVQGLTNSQIQSGAYALILAEEDGARRIPIIVGTSEAQSIAIALERITPPRPLTHDLFATFAQAFGVRLCEVFIYKFEDGVFYSELLFEDGIKQIRLDSRTSDAIAIALRVKCDIYTTPEIVRECGVVLEDATEEKDRDDDDSILALEPEEIHDETKLKKWLSLLDADELSDRLDDAVADENYEYAKMYKDEIRRREEEGRSR